A window of Arcobacter acticola genomic DNA:
ATTTTTCATATGCCATGCACCCAATCTTTTATTTGTTTTAACTATTTAATAAACTCTACAATATTTTCAAATTTTTCTCTTAATTGAGTTGATTGTTCGTTTATTCTATAACCAAATGGCACAACAACAGCTGTTTGGTATTTTGTTAAATCTAATCCTAGAACTTCATCTAATTTATCTTTTTCAAATCCTTCAATAGGACATGAATCAATACCTTTAATAGCAGCTGCTGTCATCATATTTCCTAAAGCAATATATGATTGTTTTGCAGTCCAAGAATAGATATTGTCATCACTTGATAAAGTTTGTTTTAAATGGTCAGCATATAAACCTAAATAAAAATCAAGTTTATCTTGAGGCATTTCTCTTCTTTTGAATTTTCTTTCAACTTCACCTGATGATGGTTTAACAGCATCAATAGCAGCTAGGATAATCACTAAATGAGAACAAGAAGTAACTTGAACTTGATTCCAACAAACAGGTCTGATTTTTGCTTTTAACTCTTCATTTGTAATAACTAAAAACTTCCATCCTTCCATACCAAA
This region includes:
- a CDS encoding NAD(P)H-dependent oxidoreductase, with the translated sequence MEKTFMEAMDFRHACKVFDETKKITDEDMNYILEVGRKSPSSFGMEGWKFLVITNEELKAKIRPVCWNQVQVTSCSHLVIILAAIDAVKPSSGEVERKFKRREMPQDKLDFYLGLYADHLKQTLSSDDNIYSWTAKQSYIALGNMMTAAAIKGIDSCPIEGFEKDKLDEVLGLDLTKYQTAVVVPFGYRINEQSTQLREKFENIVEFIK